In Halogeometricum sp. S1BR25-6, a single genomic region encodes these proteins:
- a CDS encoding cytochrome bc complex cytochrome b subunit: protein MTENEPNTDDDVRSDGSGIVAPDDETPTWRERKERKVGLSRLTYEYFERSRREDQDMRQASDYVERDVLAFPTWPHEVIRNLAIASFFTGMVLFLSATLPMHIGPPANPSSTPAIILPDWYLYWSFGLLKLGPLNPELSILGGTKLTADRTYGVLANGVVVGFIAMVPFLNKGSARRPVEQPFWAAVGIAGVVFAFTISILAVKNLFPGNVDLLFDLTFLAPIVAGLVTYAVLKTMREGYMYDLNKRYYRLRPPK from the coding sequence ATGACCGAAAACGAACCCAACACAGACGACGACGTGCGATCGGACGGAAGTGGCATCGTCGCGCCGGACGACGAGACGCCGACGTGGCGCGAGCGCAAGGAGCGGAAGGTGGGTCTCTCGCGACTCACGTACGAGTACTTCGAGCGCTCCCGGCGCGAAGACCAAGACATGCGCCAAGCGTCGGACTACGTCGAACGCGACGTCCTCGCGTTCCCGACGTGGCCCCACGAGGTCATCCGAAACCTCGCGATAGCCAGCTTCTTCACCGGGATGGTGCTGTTCCTCTCGGCAACGCTGCCGATGCACATCGGCCCGCCGGCGAACCCGAGTTCCACCCCCGCCATCATCCTGCCCGACTGGTATCTCTACTGGTCGTTCGGCCTGTTGAAGCTCGGTCCGCTCAACCCCGAGCTATCCATCCTCGGCGGGACGAAACTGACGGCCGACCGGACGTACGGCGTGCTCGCCAACGGCGTCGTCGTCGGCTTCATCGCGATGGTACCGTTCCTCAACAAGGGGAGCGCGCGCAGACCGGTCGAGCAGCCGTTCTGGGCCGCCGTCGGCATCGCCGGCGTCGTCTTCGCGTTCACCATCAGCATCCTGGCGGTCAAGAACCTCTTCCCGGGGAACGTCGACCTGCTGTTCGACCTGACGTTCCTCGCGCCCATCGTCGCCGGCCTCGTGACGTACGCGGTGCTGAAGACGATGCGCGAGGGGTACATGTACGACCTCAACAAGCGCTACTACCGGCTCCGACCGCCGAAGTAG